CTCGCGCACTGCGCGCCCGGCGCTCGACCTCGGCGTGCTCTACGGCGCAGGCCCGCGCCGCCAGCCCTATCTATATACGCGAGCCGACGCGCGGCGCTTCGCGCTCGACTGGACGCGCGCCGGCGAGGAGGACCTCCCGCGCAACGGCGACGCCTCGCAGGGCGGCCGGTTCCGCAGCGACTTCGAGCAGCGCCGCACGGCGCTCGTCGCCGACCCGCGCTCGGACGAATCGATCCTGACGGCCCAGCTCCACCTCGCGCTCCTCCGCACGCACAACGCACTCGTCGACCGCGGCGCGAGCTTCGAGGAGGCGCGGCGCGCGCTGCGCCTGCACGCACAGCACGTCGTGCTGCGCGACCTGCTCCCGAAGCTCTGCTCGGGCGACGCGGTCGGGGCGGCGGTCGAGCGCGCGGCCATCGCACCGGTGTACACGCCGGCGTCGATCGACGCGGTCGCGCACGGTGCGCTCGCGTTCGTGCACGCGCTCGTCGCGAAGCACTACGCGCTGTCGGACGCGATGCCCGAGCCGCTGCGCCTGTTCCGCGAGCTCTCGCTCGCGTCGAGCCTCGAGGGCGGGCGCGAGCTCCCGCCCGGCTGGGCCGTGCAGTGGGACCGCTTCGTCGCGTGGCGCGGCTCGCTGCCGCAGCCCGCGATGCGCATCGACGCGGCGCTCGCGCGCCCGCTGAAGCGCGTGCCCGGCCCGCACTGGAGCGACGCCGAGCGCCACCTTCCCTACCGCGTGCTGCGCGAGGGCGTCGCGCGCGGGCTGCCGTCGGGCCAGGCGGTGGCGCGCGCGCTCGGCGAGCCCGCGCGCCCGGGTGACGAGCCGCTCCTCCTCTACGTGCTGCGCGAGGCCGCCGAGGAGTGCGACGGCCTGCGGCTCGGCCCGGTCGGCGGGCGGCTCGTCGCGCACGCGCTCGTCGACGCGATCGCGTCGGCCGAGGACTCGCTCTTCGACGCGCCCGGCTTCGCGCCCTCGCTCGGCCGCGCGGGCGAGCCGTTCGCGGTGGCCGACCTCGTCGCCTTCGGCGGCTCGCCGATGACGCGCGAAGACTGGGCGGCGCGGCCGCGCGTCACCACGAGCGGGGACGCGCGCGGGGATGCGCGCACGCCATGACGCGCGACGACGCACGCGAACGCGCGCTCCTCGACGCGCTCGCCCCGCGCTACCGCGTCGTGCGCCCGCTCGGCCGCGGCGCGCAGAAGTCCGTCTGGCTCGCGCGCGACACCGCGCTCGAGCGCGACGTCGCGCTCGCCGTGCTGCGCGACGGCGAGCGCACGGCGGGCCTCGACGAGGCGCGCGCGCTCGCGCGGCTCGGCGGCCACCCGGGCATCGCGTCGATCTACGACGTCGTCGAAGTCGGCGACGGCGTCGCGATCGCGATGGAGTACGCGCCCGGCGGCACGCTCGCGGCGCGGCTCGCGCGCGCAACGGGCGGGCTCCCGCTCGCCGAGACGCTCGCGATCGGCGCGCAGGTCTGCCGCGCGCTCGAGCACGCGCACGCGAGCGGGCTGCGCCACGGCGACGTGCAGCCGCGCAACGTGCTGCTCGGCGCCGACGGACGCGCGCTGCTCGTCGACTTCGGGCTCGCGGGCGACGTCGCGGCGACGCGCGTCGATGCGCTCGCCGGGAGCCCCGACTACCTCGCGCCCGAGGCGATGCGGCTCGCGAGTGCGGGCGCGTCGACGGACCTCTACGGCGTCGGGTGCCTGCTGTTCGAGCTGGCGACGGGCGCGCCGCCGTTCGCGGCGAGCTCGGTGCGCGAGACGCTCGCGCGCCAGCAGCTGCGCGCGCCCGACCTCGCCCCGCTCGCGCGCGCGGGCGCGCCGCCGGCGCTCGTCGACCTCGTCGCGCGCCTCCTGGCGAAGGACGCCGCCGCGCGGCCGGCGTCGGCGCGCGACGTGCGGCTCGCGCTCGACGGCCTGCGCGCGGCGGAGCCCGCTGCGAACGAGCGCACGGCCGGCGCCATCGAGCGGGGAGAGCGGCTCGACCGCGCGCTCGGCGGCGACGCGCGCGCGCGCGAGGCGGGGCGCTGGGTCGGTCGCGTCGCCGAGCGCCGCGCGGCGCTCGCGCTGCTCGACCGGCTCGCGGCGCGGAGCGCACGCGCGGTCGTCGACGAGCCGCCCGAAGCCGCGGCGCGCGCGGGCGGGGCGATCCGCATCGCGGGCGCGGGCGGCATCGGCAAGACCCGGCTGCTCGACGAGCTCGCCGTCGAGGCCGCCGCGCGCGGGCACGTCGTCGCGCGCGGGCGGGCGAACGAGGGCCCCTCCGAGGCGTTCGCGCCGTTCGCGCGCGCGCTCGCGCCGTGGTCGGCGCGCATCGGCGAGCTCGACGGCGGCGACGCGGCGCGCGTGCGCCGCCTGCTCGGCGATGCGCGCGTCGAGCCCGCGCTCCACACGGCGCCGACCGAGCGCGCGCTGCTCTTCGCCGCGGTCGCGCGCTTCCTCGACCTGCTCGCCGCCGAGCGCGGCCTGCTGCTCGCACTCGACGACCTGCACTGGGCCGACACCGCGTCGCTCGACCTCGCGGCCTACCTGCTCGACCTGCTCTCGCGCGCGCCGCGCGCGCACGCGTTCGCGATCGCGGCCGCGCACCGGCCGCCCGAGCCCGGCTCGCCGTTCGCGCGCTTCGCCGAGGACACGGCGGCCGCGGCGCACGCGATCGACGTCGGCGTGCTCGACGCGTCGGGCGTGCACGAGCTGCTCGAGCTGCAGGGCCACGCGCGCGCGTCCGAGCAGCTCGTGTCGCTGCTCGTCGCCGAGAGCGGCGGCAATCCGCTCTTCGTCGCCGACCTCGCGCGGCACCTCGCGCGCACGGGCGCGCTCGTCGAGCGCGGCGGCTTCCTCGCGAGCGCGCTGCCGGCCGAGCGTCTCACGCTCCCGCCCGACGTCGAGGCGAGCGCGGCGGCGCGCGCGCACGGCCTCCCCGCGGAGGCGCGCGCGCTGCTGCGGCTCGCCGCGCACGACGGCATGGAGATCGACGCGGCCGAGCTCGCCGAGCTCGCGTCGGAGCCGCTCGACGCCGTCGAGGCGGCGCTGCGCGAGGCCCTGCGGCTCGACCTCGTCGTCGCGGGCGACGGGCGGCTCGCGTTCGCGCACCCGATCGTGCGCAGCGCGCTGCGCGCGCTCGACGACGGCCCGCCGAGCGAGCGCATCCACGTCGAGCTCGCCGACCGCATCGCGAAGCGCTGCGAGCGCGAGGGGGTCGAGGCGGCGCCGCGCGTCGCCGCGCACCTCGAGCTCGCGGGCGACTTCTGCGAGCCCGAGCGCCTGCTGCGCGTGGCCGTGCGCGCCGCCGAGATCGCGCAGGCGAGCTGCGCGTGGGGCGAGGCGGGGCGACGTTATGCGGCGGCCGCGCGCGCCGCCGAAGCGCTCGGCGACGCCGCGCGGGCCGGCGACCTCTACCGGCGCGCGGGCCGCGTCCACCACCTGCGCGCCGACCCGGGCCCCGCGACCGACGCGTTCGCGCGCGCCGTCGCGCTCATGCGAACGGCGGGCACACCCGCGCAGCTCCTGCACACGCTCTCCGACGGCGCGCACGCGGCCATGCAGTTCCAGAAGGTGCCGTTCGGCCAGCTCCACCCCGACGTCGCCGAGATCGAGGCGCTGCTCGAGCGCGTCGAAGGGCTCGACGCGCGCATCGAGGCGAGCGTGTGCGGCACGCTCGCCGAGGCGTACTTCGTGGCGCACGACGCCGAGCGCGGCGAACGGCGCGCTGCGCGCGCGCTCGCCGTCTCGGAGCGCGTCGGCGACGACGTGCTCGCGGCCGACCTCGCGCTCAACTGCGCGCTCGCGCACCTGCAGCGGCTCGACGTGCGCGGCGCGATCGCCGTCTACGACGAGGGGTGCGCGCACGCGCGGCGCGCGGGCGACCTCGTGGGCATGGAGATGTGCCACCAGCGCGCGGCGACGCTGCTCGTGAACACGGGCGACCTCGCGGCCGCCGAGGAGCGCGCGGCCGCGGCCGACGCGATCAACCGCACGACGCTGCACGCGGGCGACGCCTCGCTCTCGCTCGCGGCCGAGGTGGGCCGGCACGTCGTGCGCGGCGACCTCGCGCGCGCCGAAGAGGTGGGCGCGCGCGCCCTCGAGCTCGCGCTGCGCTCGCGCTACCCGTGGTCGGCCGCGCTGCTCATGCCCACGCTCGCGCTCGGCCGCGCGCAGGCCGGGCGCTGGGCGGACGCGCACGCGGCGATCCGCGCGCTCGAGACGCCGGGCGAGATCTTCGCCGACCCGGGCGCCTTCCCGGCGTTCGCGCGCCGCTACCGCTGGCTCGTCGACGCGCTCGCCGGCGAGCGTCCCGACGTCGACGTCGCGCAGCTCGGCACCGGCGCCGAGCTCGACGGCGTCGAGTCCTTCGACTGGATCCTCGTGCCCGACCTCTGCCTGCGCCTCGAGCTCGCCGACCTCGCCGGCGCGCCGACCGCGACGCCGCCCGTCGAGCGCGCGCTCGCACTCGCCCGCGCGCACGGCTTCGTCTTCTCGAGCGGCTGGCCCTTCTTCGTGCCGCGCATCCTCGGCGTCGCCGCCACCGCGCGCGCCGACTGGGACGCCGCCGAGCGCGCCTTCGCCAACGCCGAGCTCATCGCCACCCGCGAGCGCGCGCCCTTCGAGCTCGCCCGCACCTGCCTCGACCGCGCCCGCATGCTCGTCTCGCGCGACGCCCCCGGCGACCGCCCCCGCGCCGCCGAGCTCCTCGCGCGCGAACCCGTGTCCCTCCTGCACGCCTGCGACTCGCTCCTCTCCGAGCGCGCCGCACGCCTGCGGGAGTTCCTGGAACGTTAGGCACGACGAGAATGGAATGAACGCGACAGCGCGAAGGAGGAAGATCGATGAGCGACGGTGACATGAGGGTGCAAACGGGCGGCATGAACACGGTTTCGAGTGGCCGCTTCTTCACCCAGGTGAGCAAGTATCTCGCGCCCGATCTGGGCGTGGACCTCAAAGCGCGAATGGAGGCCCGCCTCGCCGATCTGAAGGCCGGTGGCACCTTGTTCGACATCGGACTCGCTACGAGTCTTGCCGTGGCGAGCGACAAAGAACACGTCACCGACGACATCTTCGGATCGGACTGGTGGGTGGACGAGATCGCGGCGCAGAGCGAAAGCATCGTGCGTGCTGCCTACATGCATGCCATCCAGCTGTCCCTCGAGTACGCAGCGGCGAACAATTCACCGCCGCTCCCGATCCAGAGTCTGTGGATGGTTCAGGACTCGGAAGTCCGGTTCGAGGTGCACGTCGTGATGTCGGGCGCGCAGGTGACTCTGATCCTCGTGACGCCGAGGCCTCCGAGAGGACAGACGGTCCCTCCCATCGCTCACGCGTTCGATGAAGATACGTGGGTGATTGGTTCCGAGGCGCAACTGGTCAACGTCCGCAACAAGTACCCCGATGAATACAAGCCGAGGCTCGTCATCGAGCCGATTCCCGGCGACCCGGGAAGCGTCGCGCGCAAGATGCGGATCCTCGGCTTCTGAGGATCTTCGGAGCCGCGCGCCGTCGCCGCCTAGCGTTCTGCGGTGGGCTCGTCGCCGGTGCTGCTCGCGGCGTCGCGGCCGTCGAGGTGGCGTTCGAGGGCGCGGCGGACGCGCATGTAGAGGAAGGCGGCGAGGATGAAGGCGACGGCGACGACGTAGCTCTCGCGTTCGGCTCCGGTCATGGGGTGCTCCCGAGCTCGCGGCCGGCCAGGTAGGCGAAGGTGAGGGCGGGGCCGATGGTGCCGCCGCCGCCGCCGTAGCTCGCGCCCGGGCTGCCGATGCCCGCGTTGTTGCCGGAAGCATAGAGGCCGCGGATCCAGCGGCCGAACGGGTCGAGGACGCGGGCGCGGGGGTCGACGCGGGGGCCGCCGCAGGTGCCGATGTCGCCCACGGCGAGCTCGGCGCCGTAGAAGGGCGGCTCGGCGAGCGGGCCGAGGACGCCGCGGACGTCGTCCTCGCCGAAGCGGTCGTAGTGGCTCTCGCCGCGGTGGAAGCGCGGGTCGCGGCCGTCGCGCGCGTGGCGGTTGAACGCGCGGACGGTGGCCTCGAGCGCGGGGGCGTCGATGCCGAGCTTCGCGGCGAGCGCGGCGAGGGTGGGCGCCTCGACCACCCAGTCGGGGAGCGGCTCGCCGGCGCGTCGGCCGGCGATCGTCGCGTCGCGCCGCACGCGCGCGTCGAAGAGCGCGAACGCGGGCAGGTTGCGCTGCGCGAGCTCGCCCCAGTTCTCCCAGCTGAAGTAGGTGCGCCAGGTCGAGTCGTAGTCGCCCGCCTCGTTCGCGAAGCGTTCGCCGTAGCGGTTGACGACGATCGAGCCGGCCGCGCGCTTCTCGACCTCGGCCGAGAGCGACGGGCCGATGCCGCGCGCCTGGTTCGCGCGCGCCTCGGCGGCGTACACGGTCATGCCCCAGGCCTCGTTCATGTTGCGCAGGTCGGCGCCCGCCTGCATGGCCATGCGCACGCCGTCGCCGGTGTTGCCGGGCGAGCCGAGCGGGAAGGGGCTCATGCCGCGCAGGAAGTGGCGCTTCATGTCGAAGTTCCAGTCGAAGCCGCCGGCCGCGAGCAGCACGCCGCGCCGCGCGCGGATGCGCCACGGCGCGCCGTCGCGCAGCGCGACGACGCCTCGCACCTCGCGCGCGCCGTCGGGCGCGTCGCGCGTGACGAGCCGCTCGACGGGCGTGCGCGTGCGCAGCTCGGCGCCGGCCGCGGTCGCGCCCGCGACGAGCGCGGAGACGAGGTGCAGGCCGTACATGCCGGGCGCATCGACCGTGGGCTCGATGCTGCGGCCGCGGCGCACGCCGCCCGGCCACTCCGGATGATAGTCGGCGGCCTTGCCCATGATCGTCGAGACGCGCCAGCGGATCGACGTCGTCGCCTCGACGAAGCGCGCCATCTCGGGCGCGGCATCCACGAAGGCCTCGAGCAGCGCGTCGTCGGCCTGGTCGAGGCGGAGCTTGCGGAGATAGGTGAGCGCGTTCTCGCGCGAGTCGGCGATGCCGGCCGCCGCCATGCAGTGGTTGTTCGGGATCCACGCGACGCCGCCCGACATCGCCGTGTTGCCGCCCGGGCCCGCGCGCTTCTCGAGCACGAGGACGCGCGCGCCGCCCGTCGCCGCGGCGAGCGCGCCGCAGACGCCGGTGCCGGCGCCGACCACGACGACGTCCGTCTCCTCGTCCCAGCGCTCGCCGTCGGCGCCGTGCTCGCCTTCGCTCGCTGCGCCGCCGGCGGCGCCCGTCGCGCAGGCGCTGGCGCCGAGCGCGCCCGCGGCCGTCGCGGCCGTCGCGAGGAACGCGCGCCGCGAGAGCGCGCCGCGCTCGCGTCGATCGTCCGGTGCGTCGCCCATCGTCCCCTCCTCAGCGCACGCGCGCGCGCGGCGCGAACGCGATCGTGAACGTGACGCGCTCGCCGTCGAGCCGGTCGTCGGACGCGACGTCGTGCAGCCAGCGCGCGGTGAACGTGAGGCGGCGGTCGAAGACGTCGGGCGCCCACTGCGCGGCGGCGCCGACGCCGACCGCGCGCCCGACGAGGCCGCGCGTGGAGCGGCCCGCGATGTCGTCGGGCCCGGTCTGGAGCGCGAAGTAGCCGTGCGCGCCGACCGCGAAGTTCGTCGCCAGCCACTGGTTCAGCATCGCGTCGACGTGCAGCTCGTCGCCCGAGTCGAAGCGCGTGGCGCGGTTCTCGGTGTTCGTCATCCAGCCGATCGCGCCCGACACCTCGCTCCCGCTGCGCTCGTTGAAGAACGTGCCCGCGAGCGTCGTGTCGAAGCTCCAGTGGTTGCGGCCGACGTCGAGCTGGCGGCGCGCGTCGTAGCCGCCCGTCGGCGCCGTGATCGCGTGCGCGAGGTGGACGTGCACGCGCCCGCGATTCCAGTAGTAGGAGAGCGGCGTGAACGAGAGGTCGCCGAGGTCGAAGCGATCGTCGCGCACCGCGACGAGCGCGGTCGACGGCGGGAAGGGGCGCCGCGCGCCGAGCTCGATCCATCCGTAGGCGAGCGCGGCCTCGAGCTCGAAGCGCCCGCCGAGCGCACGCCGCTCGAACGCGTGCCGCACGCGCAGCGTGCCGTCGACGAGCTTCGCGTCGACGTCGCGGTGGAGGACGCCGCGCAGCGCGGCGCGGTCGACGCGCACGTCCGCGACCGACAGCGTGTGCGCGAAGGTCGGGCCGGGCGGGGGAGCGACGGCGACCGCGAACGGCCGCGTGCCGCCGGGAACGACGTGGCTCGTCGCGAGCTCGGCGGCGCGCGCGGCGGTGGCCGCGGCGAGGGCGAGCGCGAGGGCGAGCCCGGCGGTGCGGGGCGCGCGGCGCGCGCTCGGGGCGGGCTGCGGTCGCATCGGGCTCCTCTCCCGCGCCCCTCCGCGCCGGTGTCGTCTCGACGCCGGCCTAGCAAGCTGCCAGAATCGACGCGCCGCCGGAGGTCGAAGGGCCGCATCCTACTCCAGCCGCGCTCGTCGCGACGAGGGCGCTCACGTTCGCCTTCGCGTTCGCGTCGGCGTCGGGAACGCCCACCCCGCAGAGGAGGAACCGGAACGATGACCTACGAGATCCGCGCGATGGCCTTCGGCGAGATCCTCGACACCGGATTCCGTCTGCTGCGCGACCACGTCGGGCTCCTGCTCGGGATCGGCCTCGCCGGAACGCTGCCGCTCAACGTCGGGCTGTGGGCGATCGGGAACGACCCGGCGACCGCGCAGCTCGCGAGCGGCGTGGCGTTCCTGCTGCTCGCGCTCGTCGCGATGCCGATCGTGGGGGCGGCGACGATCCACGCGCTCGCCGAGCTGTACGTCGGGCGCTCGACGAGCGTCGGCGCCGCGCTGCGCGCGGCGCTCGCGATCGTGCTCCCGCTCCTCGGCACGCAGCTCCTGGCCTCGCTCGCGATGCTGGCCGGCTTCGTGCTCCTGATCGTGCCGGGCATCTATCTCGTCTTCGCGTTCATGCTCCTCGTGCCGGTCGTCGTGGTCGAGCGCGTGTACGCGGGCCGGGCGATGGGTCGCAGCCGCGAGCTCATGCGCGGCAACTTCCTGCGCGGCTTCGGCCTGATGATCGTGGTCGGCCTCCTCTACTCCGTCGTCGCCGTCGCGCTCGGTCTGTTCGCGCTCGCGAGCCCGCTCGGCGGCGCCATCGCGCAGTCGGTCGCGCAGGCGATCTACGCCGCGTTCCAGAGCGCCGTGATGCTCGTCTTCTACTTCGACGCGCGCTGCCGCAAGGAGGCGTTCGACCTCGACCACCTCGCCGGCGTCGTCGAGGCCCGCGTTGCCTGACGCGGCGGGTGCGGCCTCTACCGCGCACGCCGCGCTCGCGGCCGCCCGCCCCTCGGACGCGGAGCTGCGCGCGCTCTCCGCGCGCGTGCTCGAGCGGCCCGAGTTCGCGCAGTACCGCAGCACGGCGAGCGATGCGGAGCTCGCGGTGCTGCGCTGGCTGCGGGACTGGTTCGAGGGCGTGCCCGCGCTGCACGACGGCTCGCCCGTCCTCTACTGGTCGATCGTCGGCGGGCTCTCGCTCGTCGCGCTCCTGCTGATCGCGCACGTCGTCTACACGATCCGGCTCGCCGTGCGCGCTTCGGCGGCGAGCCCGGACGGGGCGTCGCCCGCCGCGGCGCCCGACGACCCGCGCGCGCGCGCCGAGGCGCTCGCGCGCGACGGGCACTACCTCGCCGCGGCGCGCGTGCTGCAGCTCGCGAGCGTGCAGATGCTCGTCGAGCGCGGGCACCTCGACCTGCGCCGGCACGAGCCGAACCGCGTGCTGTGCGCGCGCATCGCGCGCGCGACGAGCCTGTCGAGCTCGCTGCGCGGCGATCTCGTCGAGCAGATCCGCGAGGTCGAGCGCACATGGTTCCGCGATCGCGCGGAGCGCGTCGGCCTCTACCAGGATTCGCGCCGCACGCTCGCGCGCGTCGAGGGGCTCGCGCGCGTCGGGCGCGCGGCATGACGGGCGCGAACGCATGACGTCGCGCGCGCGCATCTCGCTCGCCGTCGCGCTGCTCGCGATGCTCTTCGTCGGGACGCTCTGGAGCGCGCGCGCGCCGCGCGAGCGCGGCGCCGACACCTACGGGCTTCCGTCGTGGGGACAGCGCGCCGCCTACGACGTGCTGCGCGAGGCGGGCGTTCCGGTCGAGCGCAGCTTCGCCGCGCCGGCTGCGCTGCCCGAGGGCGCGACCGTCTGGTGGATCGCGCCGTTCGACGCGTGCGCGCTGCTCGCCTCCGCGCAGGGCGAGGACGAGCGAGCGCGTCCGTGGGACCCCGTGCCGTGGGTGCGACGCGGCGGCACCGCGGTGCTCTTCCTTCCCGCGGAGTCGCTCGCCTGCCTCGGCCGCGCGCGCATCGCAGGCGTGGCGGTGCCGCGGCGCTGGGTCGACGGCGTCGACCGCGACGCGTCGGTCCACGCGGTCGCCGACCTCGACGCGCGGCTGCGCGAGTGGATGGGCGACGCGTTCGCGGCCGAGAAGCGCGAGCAGTTCGTGTCGGGCCGCATCGCGCCGCGCGCGCGCGTGCTCTTCGACGTCGGCATCGCGAGCTTCGAGGCGGCCGGCGCGTGGGACGTGGCGGCGTCGGTCGACGGCCGGCCCTTCGTGCTCGAGCGCGCGGTCGGAGCGGGCCGCGTCGCGCTCGTCGCCGACGCCGGCATCGCGCGCAACGGCGCGCTCGCGACGGGCGACAACGCGCCGCTCCTCTTCGACCTCGTCGACGCCTACGGCGTGCCGCGCATCGACGAGCGCGAGCACGGCCACGCCGCGTCGTCGTCGGCCGTCGCGACGCTCGCGCGCTCGCGCGCCGCGCCGGTGTTCGCGGGCACGGCGCTCGTGCTCGCGCTGCTCGTCTGGCGCGCGCACGCGCTGCCGCGCCGCGCGCTCGTCGACCCGCCGCGCGCGGCGCCGACCGTCGACGCGTTCGTCGACTCGCTCGCGCTGCTGTACGCGCGCAGCGGCGACCGCGCGCGCGTGCTCGCGCGCTACCGCGAGCTGTCGCTCCGGCGGCTGCAGCGCGCGCTGCGTCTCCCGCACGAGACGCCGCCCGAGCGCGTGCTCGAGATCGTGCGCGCGCACCCGCGCGTCGACCCCGCACACTTCCGCATGCTCGCGGCGAGCGATGCCGACCCGAGCCCCGGGCGCGTGCGCCGCGTCGCCCGCGCGCTCGACGCGCTCGTAGGAGAGGTGAGTCGATGACGACCGATGCGACGACCGGACCCGCGACGCCGACGGCCGGCGCCGACACGCGCGCCGTGCAGGATGCCTTCGCGCGCGTGCGCGAGGCCGTGGGCCGCGTGATCGTCGGGCAGGACGAGCCCGTCCGGCTCGCGTTCGCGACGCTGCTCTGCGAGGGCCACGCCCTCTTCGAGGGCGTGCCGGGCGTCGCGAAGACGCTGCTCGTGCGCACGCTCGCGAACGCGCTCGCGCTGCGCTTCGGGCGCGTGCAGTTCACGGCCGACCTGATGCCGGCCGACGTGATCGGGACGTCGGTGCTGCAGCAGGCGGCCGGCGACCTGCGCTTCCGGCCCGGGCCGCTGTTCACCGACGTGCTGCTCGCGGACGAGATCAACCGCGCGCCCGCGAAGACGCAGGCCGCGCTGCTCGAGGCGATGCAGGAGCGCGCGGCGACCGTCGACGGCGTGCGGCACGACCTCGGCCCGTACTTCACCGTGTTCGCGACGCAGAACCCGGTGGAGCAGGAGGGGACGTACCCGCTGCCCGAGGCGGAGCTCGACCGCTTCCTGTTCAAGGTGGTGGTCGGCTACCCGGGCGAGGACGAGGAGGTCGCGCTGCTCGCGCGCCACCACGCGGGTGGGGCGGGCGGCGGGGCCGCGGAGGCGGCCGTCGCTCCCGTCCTCGACGCCGGCGAGCTCGCGCGGCTGCGCGACGCGGTGCGCCGCGTGATCGTGCGCGACGAGGTGCTCCGCTACGTCGCCGACCTCGTGCGCGCGACGCGCGACGATGCGCGCTTCGAGCTCGGCGCGTCGCCGCGCGCGGGCGTGCTGCTGCTGCGCGCCGCGAAGGCGAACGCGGCGCTCGAGGGGCGCGACTTCGCGATTCCCGAAGACGTGCAGCAGGTGCACCTGCCGACGCTGCGGCACCGCGTCCTGCTCGACGCCGCGGCCGAGGTCGACGGCACGACGCCCGACGAGGCGCTGCGCGCGAACCTCTCGAGCGTGACGGTGCCGCGGTGAAGCTCTTCCCGAGCGCGCGCCTCGCGGCGTGCGCGCTCGCCGCGTGCGGCGTCGCCCTCGGCGCGATCTTCGCGCCGCCGCTCGTCGGCGTGCTCGCGATCGGCGGCGCTGCGCTCGCCGCGATCGCGCTCTTCGACCTCGCGCAGCTCGCGGCCGCGCCGCCTCCCGAGGTCGCGCGCGCGCTGCCCGCGCGCGCGCTCGTGCGGCGGCCGGCGCGGCTCGCGCTCGTCGTGCGCAGCCGTGCCGCGCGCTCGCTCGCGATCGAGGTGGTCGACGAGCTCCCGCGCGACGTCGCGCCGACCGATCCGCACGCCGGCCCGCTGCACCTCGCGCCGGACGCGGAGATCGAGATCGAGGTCGACGTCGTTCCGACGGTGCGCGGCCTGCGCGAGCTCGGCGCTCCCGTCGTGCTCGTGCACTCGCCGCTCGGGCTGTGGACGCGGCGCGTCGAAGGCGCGCGCGGCGCGCTCCTCGACGTCGGCCCCGACACGACGAAGCTGCCGCGCTCCGAGGCGCTCGACGCCCGCCGCGCGCTCGCGGCCCTCGGCATCCGGCCCGTGCGAAAGCGCGGGGAGGGGAGCGACTTCGAGGCGCTGCGCGAGTACGTCCCCGGCGACGATCCGCGCCACGTCGACTGGAAGGCGACCGCGCGCCGCGGGCGGCTCATGACGCGCCTGCACCGCCACGAGCGCAGCCACCGCGTCGTGATCGCGGTCGACGCGAGCCGGCTCATGGCCGCCGCGTGCGGCGATCGCACGAAGCTCGACTGGGCCGTCGACGCGGCGCTCGCGCTCGCGTACACGGCGCTCGTGCACGGCGACCGCGTGGGCGTCGCGCTGTTCGACGAGAGCGTGCGCGGGTTCGTGGCGCCGCGCGCGCACCGCGGCGCGCTCGGCGCCCTGCAGCGCGCGCTCGCGCACGCGCAGCCGCGGCTCGTCGAGGCCGACCACGCGGAGCTCGTGCGCGCGCTCGGCGCGCGCCAGCGGCAGCGCGCGCTCGTCGTCGTCCTCACCGACTTCGTCGAGGCCGATGCGCCGCGCTTCCAGGCGCCGCTCGTCGCGCTCGCGCGCCGCCACCGCGCGCTGCTCGTCGCGCTGCGCGACCCGATCTACGCGGAGCTCGACGCCGCGCCGGCGGAGCGCGACGAGCGCGGCACCGAC
This Myxococcota bacterium DNA region includes the following protein-coding sequences:
- a CDS encoding peroxidase family protein, translated to MPSFRAALAHADDAGALAPWRAPDAAREHVELELLGLAQEMLSRDQRPHPTLSAGEALFAELVVRDLDGAFGLPAHAGGSRTARPALDLGVLYGAGPRRQPYLYTRADARRFALDWTRAGEEDLPRNGDASQGGRFRSDFEQRRTALVADPRSDESILTAQLHLALLRTHNALVDRGASFEEARRALRLHAQHVVLRDLLPKLCSGDAVGAAVERAAIAPVYTPASIDAVAHGALAFVHALVAKHYALSDAMPEPLRLFRELSLASSLEGGRELPPGWAVQWDRFVAWRGSLPQPAMRIDAALARPLKRVPGPHWSDAERHLPYRVLREGVARGLPSGQAVARALGEPARPGDEPLLLYVLREAAEECDGLRLGPVGGRLVAHALVDAIASAEDSLFDAPGFAPSLGRAGEPFAVADLVAFGGSPMTREDWAARPRVTTSGDARGDARTP
- a CDS encoding protein kinase — translated: MTRDDARERALLDALAPRYRVVRPLGRGAQKSVWLARDTALERDVALAVLRDGERTAGLDEARALARLGGHPGIASIYDVVEVGDGVAIAMEYAPGGTLAARLARATGGLPLAETLAIGAQVCRALEHAHASGLRHGDVQPRNVLLGADGRALLVDFGLAGDVAATRVDALAGSPDYLAPEAMRLASAGASTDLYGVGCLLFELATGAPPFAASSVRETLARQQLRAPDLAPLARAGAPPALVDLVARLLAKDAAARPASARDVRLALDGLRAAEPAANERTAGAIERGERLDRALGGDARAREAGRWVGRVAERRAALALLDRLAARSARAVVDEPPEAAARAGGAIRIAGAGGIGKTRLLDELAVEAAARGHVVARGRANEGPSEAFAPFARALAPWSARIGELDGGDAARVRRLLGDARVEPALHTAPTERALLFAAVARFLDLLAAERGLLLALDDLHWADTASLDLAAYLLDLLSRAPRAHAFAIAAAHRPPEPGSPFARFAEDTAAAAHAIDVGVLDASGVHELLELQGHARASEQLVSLLVAESGGNPLFVADLARHLARTGALVERGGFLASALPAERLTLPPDVEASAAARAHGLPAEARALLRLAAHDGMEIDAAELAELASEPLDAVEAALREALRLDLVVAGDGRLAFAHPIVRSALRALDDGPPSERIHVELADRIAKRCEREGVEAAPRVAAHLELAGDFCEPERLLRVAVRAAEIAQASCAWGEAGRRYAAAARAAEALGDAARAGDLYRRAGRVHHLRADPGPATDAFARAVALMRTAGTPAQLLHTLSDGAHAAMQFQKVPFGQLHPDVAEIEALLERVEGLDARIEASVCGTLAEAYFVAHDAERGERRAARALAVSERVGDDVLAADLALNCALAHLQRLDVRGAIAVYDEGCAHARRAGDLVGMEMCHQRAATLLVNTGDLAAAEERAAAADAINRTTLHAGDASLSLAAEVGRHVVRGDLARAEEVGARALELALRSRYPWSAALLMPTLALGRAQAGRWADAHAAIRALETPGEIFADPGAFPAFARRYRWLVDALAGERPDVDVAQLGTGAELDGVESFDWILVPDLCLRLELADLAGAPTATPPVERALALARAHGFVFSSGWPFFVPRILGVAATARADWDAAERAFANAELIATRERAPFELARTCLDRARMLVSRDAPGDRPRAAELLAREPVSLLHACDSLLSERAARLREFLER
- a CDS encoding FAD-binding protein — its product is MGDAPDDRRERGALSRRAFLATAATAAGALGASACATGAAGGAASEGEHGADGERWDEETDVVVVGAGTGVCGALAAATGGARVLVLEKRAGPGGNTAMSGGVAWIPNNHCMAAAGIADSRENALTYLRKLRLDQADDALLEAFVDAAPEMARFVEATTSIRWRVSTIMGKAADYHPEWPGGVRRGRSIEPTVDAPGMYGLHLVSALVAGATAAGAELRTRTPVERLVTRDAPDGAREVRGVVALRDGAPWRIRARRGVLLAAGGFDWNFDMKRHFLRGMSPFPLGSPGNTGDGVRMAMQAGADLRNMNEAWGMTVYAAEARANQARGIGPSLSAEVEKRAAGSIVVNRYGERFANEAGDYDSTWRTYFSWENWGELAQRNLPAFALFDARVRRDATIAGRRAGEPLPDWVVEAPTLAALAAKLGIDAPALEATVRAFNRHARDGRDPRFHRGESHYDRFGEDDVRGVLGPLAEPPFYGAELAVGDIGTCGGPRVDPRARVLDPFGRWIRGLYASGNNAGIGSPGASYGGGGGTIGPALTFAYLAGRELGSTP
- a CDS encoding transporter, with the translated sequence MRPQPAPSARRAPRTAGLALALALAAATAARAAELATSHVVPGGTRPFAVAVAPPPGPTFAHTLSVADVRVDRAALRGVLHRDVDAKLVDGTLRVRHAFERRALGGRFELEAALAYGWIELGARRPFPPSTALVAVRDDRFDLGDLSFTPLSYYWNRGRVHVHLAHAITAPTGGYDARRQLDVGRNHWSFDTTLAGTFFNERSGSEVSGAIGWMTNTENRATRFDSGDELHVDAMLNQWLATNFAVGAHGYFALQTGPDDIAGRSTRGLVGRAVGVGAAAQWAPDVFDRRLTFTARWLHDVASDDRLDGERVTFTIAFAPRARVR